One genomic segment of Mesoterricola silvestris includes these proteins:
- a CDS encoding cache domain-containing protein, which translates to MLFSLGGLLVAALGLFIRERREARASALAACRTQAGISARQIDRRLRSMEGLAHGIALDLEAGKLPVAGIQARLAKDLGEAPSEAFRMGVLFQPYAAGKDQRLMAPFVERRNPGVHAYDFLADGDYTTKDWYQADLKTSGWNAPYRHPSSGDLVVPYSEPVRLPGATDVSGVVGIEISLKDFQPLVAAMGPDSSGYAFLLSAQGVYLADPIQARVREAQTIEGVGRAMGDPGRLRLAQAAAHHRADQVESISGPGGKPTWVILEPIQASGWSLGIVVLLDQLRYDLPDMNLQVMKLVSLTLLVSLTALFLALGLPSAHTPRLWSFALGASCLMAVGTVSLWHFAYTLRRGTREQEIKVTSQAGLRNVVERYRKIASGLDKVDSIFVPTGVFIQKMEMVSGNMMKISGQVWQKYPEGFPKERQGISFPEASACDFGPTASEMVGSTRVDHFPFRGTFAMPAGSNVNYPFDRTQVRLRIWNRKIYGNIILVPDLDSYTILAPASLPGIDNSLTLSGWSLGESHFSFLIQSYNTSFGLPDKTGQQDSPELMYSVSLKRNFTNPFIATFLPIFVVAGMLFGLMATTTVLKERVSAFGYSVMNVLRTLTSLFFPVVLSQVNLRNHVPSEGLLIVEYYYFAIYGMLLLATANSMAVALWDKGFHRTGDNLIPKLLFLPSLSAVFYAISTLYLW; encoded by the coding sequence ATGCTTTTTTCCCTGGGCGGGCTGCTGGTCGCCGCCCTCGGCCTTTTCATCCGGGAACGGCGTGAGGCCCGGGCCTCGGCCCTGGCCGCATGCCGCACCCAGGCCGGGATTTCCGCACGGCAAATCGATCGCCGGCTCCGGTCCATGGAAGGCTTGGCCCACGGCATCGCCCTGGATCTGGAGGCGGGCAAGCTTCCGGTGGCCGGCATCCAGGCCAGGCTCGCCAAGGACCTGGGGGAGGCCCCCTCGGAGGCCTTCCGCATGGGGGTCCTCTTCCAGCCTTACGCCGCCGGCAAGGACCAGAGGCTCATGGCCCCCTTCGTGGAACGCAGGAACCCCGGGGTGCACGCCTACGACTTCCTCGCCGACGGGGACTACACCACCAAGGACTGGTACCAGGCCGACCTGAAGACCTCCGGTTGGAACGCGCCCTACCGTCATCCGTCCAGCGGCGATCTGGTGGTGCCCTACTCGGAACCGGTGCGCCTGCCGGGGGCCACGGACGTTTCCGGGGTCGTGGGCATCGAAATCTCCCTGAAGGATTTCCAGCCCCTGGTGGCCGCCATGGGTCCCGACAGCTCGGGCTACGCCTTCCTCCTTTCGGCCCAGGGCGTCTACCTCGCCGACCCCATCCAGGCGCGGGTCCGGGAGGCGCAGACCATAGAAGGGGTCGGCCGGGCCATGGGGGACCCGGGCCGGCTCCGCCTCGCCCAGGCGGCGGCCCATCACCGGGCGGACCAGGTGGAGAGCATCAGCGGTCCTGGGGGCAAGCCCACCTGGGTCATCCTGGAGCCCATCCAGGCCTCGGGGTGGTCCCTGGGAATCGTGGTCCTCCTGGATCAGTTGAGGTACGACCTGCCGGACATGAACCTGCAGGTGATGAAACTGGTCAGCCTGACCCTTCTCGTGAGCCTCACGGCCCTGTTCCTGGCCCTGGGGCTCCCTTCGGCCCATACGCCCCGGCTCTGGTCCTTCGCCCTGGGGGCCTCCTGCCTCATGGCGGTAGGGACGGTTTCCCTGTGGCACTTCGCCTACACCCTCAGGCGGGGGACCCGGGAACAGGAGATCAAGGTCACGAGCCAGGCGGGCCTGAGGAACGTCGTCGAAAGGTACCGGAAGATCGCCAGCGGCCTGGACAAGGTGGATTCCATCTTCGTGCCCACGGGGGTCTTCATCCAGAAGATGGAAATGGTCAGCGGCAACATGATGAAGATTTCCGGGCAGGTGTGGCAGAAATACCCGGAAGGGTTCCCCAAGGAAAGGCAAGGCATCAGCTTCCCGGAGGCCTCGGCGTGCGATTTCGGGCCGACGGCCTCGGAGATGGTGGGCAGCACCCGGGTGGACCACTTCCCGTTCCGGGGCACCTTCGCCATGCCCGCGGGGAGCAACGTGAACTACCCCTTCGACCGGACCCAGGTGAGGCTCCGCATCTGGAACCGGAAGATCTACGGCAACATCATCCTGGTTCCCGATCTGGATTCGTACACCATCCTGGCCCCGGCGTCCCTGCCGGGCATCGACAACAGCCTCACCCTTTCCGGCTGGAGCCTGGGCGAGAGCCATTTCTCCTTCCTCATCCAGAGCTACAACACCAGCTTCGGGCTCCCCGACAAGACCGGCCAGCAGGATTCCCCGGAGCTGATGTACAGCGTCTCCCTCAAGCGGAACTTCACGAACCCGTTCATCGCTACCTTCCTGCCCATCTTCGTGGTGGCGGGGATGCTGTTCGGCCTGATGGCGACCACCACGGTCCTCAAGGAGCGGGTGTCGGCCTTCGGCTACAGCGTCATGAACGTCCTCCGGACGCTCACGTCCCTCTTCTTCCCCGTGGTGCTCTCCCAGGTGAACCTGCGCAACCACGTTCCCAGCGAGGGGCTCCTCATCGTGGAGTACTACTATTTCGCCATATACGGCATGCTGCTCCTGGCCACGGCCAATTCCATGGCCGTGGCCCTCTGGGACAAGGGGTTCCACCGGACGGGGGACAACCTCATCCCCAAGCTCCTCTTCCTGCCGTCGCTTTCCGCGGTCTTCTACGCCATCTCCACCCTCTACCTGTGGTGA
- the acs gene encoding acetate--CoA ligase produces the protein MTQLPEGESHPPHEVYPPSAAMTGRAHIGSMAEYRELYERSIRDPEGFWDEQARKEIDWFHPFSKVREFDWEWGQAQWFLNGRLNVCHNCVDRHASTRGTQTAIIWESDTPGEGRSIDYRELQREVCRLANVLRHHGIKKGDRVAIYMPMIPEAAYAMLACARIGAVHNVVFAGFSAESLRDRINDARCKAVITADEGLRGGKIIPLKRTVDEAVMACPTVKFVFVAQRTGNKIPFYPQRDVWLRPAMDNERPFCPIEHMDSEDTLFLLYTSGSTGKPKGVAHTTAGYLLHAALTHRYVFDYQPGDIYACVADIGWITGHTYVLYGPLCNGGTTVLFESIPTFPDAGRYWDMVERLGITQFYTSPTAIRAVAREGRTFVDTYDRSSLRILGSVGEPINPEAWRWYYEVVGESRCPVVDTWWQTETGGIMISPLPGCTPLKPGSATLPFFGVDPVVLDETGKEIRGNGVSGLLAIRSPWPGMARTIQSDHQRFVQTYLRPFLGYYITGDGCRRDEDGYYWITGRVDDVINVSGHRMGTAEVESALVTHPACAEAAVVGYPHDIKGQGIFAYVILTAGWEESQELIGELKNEVRHHIGPFATPDIICITPGLPKTRSGKIMRRILRKIASEEYAELGDITTLADPAVVEDLIAKRKTL, from the coding sequence ATGACTCAGCTCCCCGAAGGCGAGTCCCACCCCCCCCATGAGGTCTATCCGCCCTCCGCGGCCATGACGGGACGCGCCCACATCGGGTCCATGGCCGAATACAGGGAGCTTTACGAGCGCAGCATCCGGGATCCGGAGGGCTTCTGGGATGAGCAGGCCCGCAAGGAGATCGACTGGTTCCACCCCTTCAGCAAGGTCCGGGAATTCGACTGGGAATGGGGCCAGGCCCAGTGGTTCCTCAACGGACGGCTCAACGTGTGCCACAACTGCGTGGACCGCCACGCCTCCACCCGGGGGACCCAGACGGCCATCATCTGGGAGTCCGACACCCCCGGCGAAGGGCGCAGCATCGACTACCGGGAACTGCAGCGGGAGGTGTGCCGCCTGGCCAACGTCCTGCGCCACCACGGCATCAAGAAGGGTGACCGCGTCGCCATCTACATGCCCATGATCCCCGAGGCGGCCTACGCCATGCTGGCCTGCGCCCGCATCGGGGCCGTGCACAACGTGGTCTTCGCCGGGTTCTCCGCCGAGAGCCTGCGCGACCGCATCAACGACGCGCGCTGCAAGGCCGTCATCACCGCCGACGAGGGCCTGCGGGGGGGCAAGATCATCCCCCTGAAGCGCACCGTGGACGAGGCCGTCATGGCCTGCCCCACGGTGAAGTTCGTCTTCGTCGCCCAGCGCACCGGCAACAAGATCCCCTTCTACCCCCAGCGCGACGTGTGGCTCCGGCCCGCCATGGACAACGAGCGCCCCTTCTGCCCCATCGAGCACATGGACAGCGAGGACACGCTCTTCCTCCTCTACACCTCCGGCAGCACCGGCAAGCCCAAGGGCGTGGCCCACACCACCGCCGGCTACCTGCTCCACGCGGCCCTCACCCACCGGTACGTCTTCGACTACCAGCCCGGGGACATCTACGCCTGCGTGGCGGACATCGGCTGGATCACGGGGCACACCTACGTGCTCTACGGACCCCTGTGCAACGGCGGCACCACGGTGCTGTTCGAATCCATTCCCACCTTCCCGGACGCTGGGAGGTACTGGGACATGGTGGAGCGCCTGGGCATCACCCAGTTCTACACCTCCCCCACCGCCATCCGGGCCGTGGCCCGCGAAGGCAGGACCTTCGTGGACACGTACGACCGATCCAGCCTGCGGATCCTCGGCAGCGTCGGGGAGCCCATCAACCCCGAGGCCTGGCGCTGGTACTACGAGGTGGTGGGAGAGAGCCGCTGCCCGGTGGTGGACACCTGGTGGCAGACCGAGACCGGCGGCATCATGATCAGCCCCCTTCCGGGGTGCACCCCCCTGAAGCCCGGCTCGGCCACCCTGCCCTTCTTCGGCGTGGACCCGGTCGTTCTGGACGAGACCGGCAAGGAGATCCGGGGCAACGGCGTCTCGGGGCTCCTGGCCATCCGCAGCCCGTGGCCGGGCATGGCCCGCACCATCCAGAGCGACCACCAGCGCTTCGTCCAGACCTACCTGCGGCCCTTCCTGGGCTACTACATCACCGGCGACGGCTGCCGCCGGGACGAGGACGGCTACTACTGGATCACGGGCCGCGTGGACGACGTCATCAACGTCTCCGGCCACCGCATGGGCACCGCCGAGGTGGAGAGCGCCCTGGTGACCCACCCCGCCTGCGCCGAGGCCGCCGTGGTGGGCTACCCCCACGACATCAAGGGCCAGGGCATCTTCGCCTACGTCATCCTCACGGCGGGCTGGGAGGAATCCCAGGAGCTCATCGGCGAGCTCAAGAACGAGGTGCGCCATCACATCGGCCCCTTCGCGACGCCCGACATCATCTGCATCACCCCGGGCCTGCCCAAGACCCGCTCGGGCAAGATCATGCGCCGCATCCTGCGGAAGATCGCCTCGGAGGAGTACGCCGAGCTCGGCGACATCACGACCCTGGCCGATCCCGCCGTGGTGGAGGACCTCATCGCCAAGCGGAAGACCCTCTGA
- the glpK gene encoding glycerol kinase GlpK — MDCILALDQGTTSSRALLFDGGGAVRGVAQKEFTQHFPRPGWVEHDPLEIWATQLEVAREVLARAGNPRVAAIGITNQRETTVLWDRATGEPLANAIVWQDRRTTGICDELRAQGLANFFQERTGLVLDAYFSGTKLQWLLDTLPGARERAARGELAFGTIDTWLAWKLTGAHVTDPSNASRTLLFNIHEGRWDEELLGALRIPAEVLPRVVDSSGVVGATDLLGGRIPVAGIAGDQQAATFGQACLAPGMAKNTYGTGCFLLLNTGDRPTTSRNRLLTTPLWKLGDRTSYALEGSVFMAGAAVQWLRDGLGIIRTSAEVEALARTVPGNEGVYHVPAFVGLGAPFWDPSARGTFFGLTRGTHKGHIARAVLESIAYQAVEVIRAMEADSGIQLQELRVDGGASRNDLLMQFQADLLGAAVVRPEITETTALGAAYLAGLAVGFWEDSGQIALNWRPGTRFEPSMDARERSALLDGWHRAVERSRGWLD; from the coding sequence ATGGACTGCATCCTCGCCCTCGACCAGGGCACCACCAGTTCCCGCGCGCTCCTCTTCGACGGGGGGGGCGCGGTGCGGGGGGTGGCCCAGAAGGAATTCACCCAGCACTTCCCCCGGCCCGGGTGGGTCGAGCACGACCCCCTGGAGATCTGGGCCACCCAGCTGGAGGTGGCCCGGGAGGTCCTGGCCCGGGCCGGGAACCCGCGGGTCGCCGCCATCGGCATCACCAACCAGCGGGAGACCACCGTCCTGTGGGACCGGGCCACGGGCGAGCCCCTGGCCAACGCCATCGTCTGGCAGGACCGGCGCACCACGGGCATCTGCGATGAGCTGAGGGCCCAGGGCCTGGCCAACTTCTTCCAGGAGCGCACGGGCCTGGTGCTGGACGCGTACTTTTCCGGCACCAAGCTCCAGTGGCTGCTGGACACCCTCCCCGGCGCCCGGGAACGCGCCGCCAGGGGCGAGCTGGCCTTCGGCACCATCGACACCTGGCTGGCCTGGAAACTCACCGGCGCGCACGTGACCGATCCCAGCAACGCCTCCCGGACCCTCCTCTTCAACATCCACGAGGGGCGCTGGGACGAGGAGCTCCTCGGCGCCCTGCGGATCCCCGCCGAGGTGCTCCCCCGGGTCGTGGACTCCAGCGGCGTCGTGGGCGCCACGGACCTCCTGGGGGGGAGGATCCCCGTAGCCGGCATCGCCGGGGACCAGCAGGCCGCCACCTTCGGCCAGGCCTGCCTCGCGCCGGGCATGGCCAAGAACACCTACGGCACCGGCTGCTTCCTTCTCCTGAACACCGGCGACCGCCCCACCACCAGCCGGAACCGCCTGCTCACCACCCCCCTGTGGAAGCTGGGGGACCGCACCTCGTACGCCCTGGAGGGCAGCGTCTTCATGGCCGGGGCCGCGGTGCAATGGCTCCGGGACGGCCTCGGCATCATCCGGACCTCGGCCGAGGTGGAGGCCCTGGCCCGCACCGTGCCCGGGAACGAGGGGGTCTACCACGTGCCGGCCTTCGTGGGCCTCGGGGCCCCCTTCTGGGACCCCTCGGCCCGGGGCACCTTCTTCGGCCTGACCCGGGGCACCCACAAGGGCCACATCGCCCGGGCCGTGCTGGAATCCATCGCCTACCAGGCCGTGGAGGTGATCCGGGCCATGGAGGCCGACTCCGGCATCCAGCTCCAGGAGCTGAGGGTGGACGGCGGGGCCTCCCGGAACGACCTGCTCATGCAGTTCCAGGCCGACCTCCTGGGCGCCGCCGTGGTGCGTCCGGAGATCACCGAGACCACCGCCCTGGGCGCCGCCTACCTGGCGGGCCTGGCCGTGGGCTTCTGGGAGGACTCCGGGCAGATCGCCCTCAACTGGCGGCCCGGAACGCGCTTCGAACCCTCCATGGACGCCCGGGAACGCTCGGCCCTCCTGGACGGATGGCACCGGGCCGTGGAGCGCAGCCGGGGCTGGCTGGACTAG
- a CDS encoding DODA-type extradiol aromatic ring-opening family dioxygenase: MRTQPVLFVSHGSPMLALGDSPYARSLAAFAAALPERPRAVLVVSAHWQTAGPRVASAARPGVLHDFGGFPRELYALDYPAPGDPALALRAAAVLGAEPDPLRPLDHGAWAVLRHLFPGAEVPVVQVSLPRASPADLVAMGRALRAFREEGVLILASGGLVHNLGRVAWSAPDGQAEAWALEAESWFLERIVDGRLEELLDHRDAWPQSHGAAPTTEHLDPVFVALGAAEGPARTVFDGWQLGSMSLRSLAWG, translated from the coding sequence ATGCGCACCCAGCCCGTCCTTTTCGTCTCCCACGGTTCCCCCATGCTCGCCCTGGGGGACTCCCCCTACGCCCGGTCCCTGGCGGCCTTCGCGGCGGCCTTGCCGGAGCGGCCCCGGGCCGTCCTGGTGGTCTCCGCCCACTGGCAGACGGCGGGCCCGCGGGTGGCCTCGGCGGCCAGGCCGGGGGTGCTCCATGATTTCGGCGGCTTCCCCCGGGAGCTCTATGCCCTGGACTACCCCGCGCCGGGGGACCCGGCCCTGGCCCTGCGGGCGGCGGCCGTCCTGGGGGCGGAACCGGACCCCCTGCGCCCTCTGGACCACGGCGCCTGGGCGGTGCTCCGCCACCTTTTCCCGGGCGCCGAGGTGCCGGTGGTGCAGGTGAGCCTGCCCCGGGCCTCCCCCGCGGACCTGGTGGCGATGGGCCGGGCCCTGCGCGCCTTCCGGGAGGAGGGGGTGCTGATCCTGGCCAGCGGCGGCCTGGTGCACAACCTCGGCCGGGTGGCCTGGTCCGCCCCCGATGGCCAGGCGGAGGCCTGGGCCCTGGAGGCCGAAAGCTGGTTCCTGGAACGCATCGTCGACGGCCGCCTGGAGGAGCTGCTGGACCACCGCGACGCCTGGCCCCAGAGCCACGGGGCCGCCCCCACCACGGAGCACCTGGATCCGGTCTTCGTGGCGCTGGGCGCGGCGGAAGGTCCGGCCCGGACGGTCTTCGACGGATGGCAGCTGGGGAGCATGAGCCTGAGAAGCCTGGCCTGGGGCTAA
- the cobB gene encoding Sir2 family NAD+-dependent deacetylase: protein MRPSPPPSIVVLTGAGISAESGLRTFRDAGGLWENHRVEDVATPEAFLRNPALVHAFYNQRRAQLREVRPNAAHLALARLEREWSGDFLLVTQNVDDLHDRAGSRALIHMHGELLKVRCAFCSAVHPWEGGTGPETRCPACARSGGIRPHIVWFGEMPLEMDRIGDALERCDLFVAVGTSGNVYPAAGFVGQVPAGARTLELNLEPSSVSSRFSEQREGPASVLVPALVEELLG, encoded by the coding sequence ATGCGCCCTTCGCCCCCGCCCTCCATCGTCGTCCTGACAGGAGCCGGGATCTCCGCGGAGAGCGGCCTGCGGACCTTCCGGGACGCCGGGGGCCTGTGGGAGAACCACCGGGTGGAGGATGTGGCGACCCCCGAGGCCTTCCTGAGGAATCCCGCCCTGGTGCATGCGTTCTACAACCAGCGCCGGGCGCAGCTCAGGGAGGTCCGGCCCAACGCCGCCCACCTCGCCCTGGCGCGCCTGGAGCGGGAATGGTCCGGGGATTTCCTGCTGGTCACCCAGAACGTGGACGACCTCCATGACCGCGCCGGTAGCCGCGCCCTCATCCACATGCACGGCGAGCTCCTCAAGGTGAGGTGCGCCTTCTGTTCGGCGGTGCACCCCTGGGAGGGCGGGACCGGCCCGGAGACCCGCTGCCCCGCCTGCGCGCGCTCCGGCGGCATCCGCCCCCACATCGTCTGGTTCGGCGAGATGCCCCTGGAGATGGACCGGATCGGGGATGCCCTGGAACGGTGCGACCTGTTCGTGGCCGTGGGCACCTCCGGCAACGTGTACCCCGCCGCCGGGTTCGTCGGGCAGGTGCCGGCCGGGGCCCGCACCCTGGAACTGAACCTCGAACCTTCCAGCGTCAGCTCGAGGTTCTCCGAGCAGCGCGAGGGGCCGGCCTCGGTCCTGGTGCCCGCCCTCGTGGAGGAGCTGCTGGGTTAG
- a CDS encoding NADH:flavin oxidoreductase, giving the protein MPALTDPFQYKGLRLGNRLVMAPMATGLAEDHRATEAQVDWYRQHARSSVGLVIVEATAVQPDAIILPRNLGIWEDAQIPGLAAIAGAIHAGGAAAVIQLVHGGGRSVREDPAVERVAPSPVALLPGPAPREMTEAEIQDVIRAFAEGAARARSAGFDGVEIHAAHYYLLSQFLSPRTNHRTDRWGGSEENRFRLGVEVAKAVRLAVGPDVLVLCRMHSVEEVEGGFPTQEAIRFAQALEAAGVDVIDASGIGQSSLGDWEGRPFLNTSSVPPKGAPGGTYAPSAKRIRQAVGIPVITVGKLSAPGLAQKVLDAGQADLVALARPLIADFRVAEKLLAGRDAEIEPCMECLACFASIRKGSIRCSVNKGL; this is encoded by the coding sequence ATGCCCGCGTTAACCGATCCGTTCCAATACAAAGGCCTCCGGCTGGGCAATCGCCTGGTTATGGCCCCCATGGCCACCGGCCTGGCCGAGGACCACCGCGCCACCGAGGCCCAGGTGGATTGGTACCGGCAGCACGCCCGGTCCAGCGTGGGCCTCGTCATCGTGGAAGCCACCGCCGTCCAGCCCGACGCCATCATCCTGCCCCGGAACCTGGGCATCTGGGAGGACGCCCAGATCCCGGGCCTCGCCGCCATCGCCGGGGCCATCCACGCCGGGGGCGCCGCCGCCGTCATCCAGCTGGTGCACGGCGGGGGCCGGTCCGTGCGGGAGGACCCGGCCGTGGAGCGCGTGGCGCCCTCCCCCGTGGCCCTCCTGCCCGGGCCCGCGCCCCGGGAGATGACCGAGGCGGAGATCCAGGACGTCATCCGCGCCTTCGCCGAGGGCGCCGCCCGGGCCCGGAGCGCCGGCTTCGACGGCGTGGAGATCCACGCCGCCCACTACTACCTCCTTTCCCAGTTCCTTTCGCCCCGCACCAACCACCGCACCGATCGGTGGGGGGGGAGCGAGGAGAACCGCTTCCGCCTGGGGGTGGAGGTGGCCAAGGCGGTGCGCCTCGCCGTGGGCCCCGACGTCCTCGTCCTCTGCCGCATGCACAGCGTGGAGGAGGTGGAGGGCGGCTTCCCCACCCAGGAGGCCATCCGCTTCGCCCAGGCCCTGGAGGCCGCCGGGGTCGATGTCATCGACGCCTCCGGCATCGGCCAGTCCAGCCTCGGGGACTGGGAGGGCCGGCCCTTCCTCAACACCAGCTCCGTGCCCCCCAAGGGCGCCCCCGGGGGCACGTACGCCCCTTCCGCCAAGCGGATCCGCCAGGCGGTGGGCATCCCGGTCATCACGGTGGGCAAGCTCTCCGCCCCCGGCTTGGCCCAGAAGGTCCTGGACGCGGGCCAGGCCGACCTGGTGGCCCTGGCCCGCCCCCTCATCGCCGATTTCCGCGTGGCGGAAAAACTGCTCGCGGGCCGGGACGCGGAGATCGAGCCGTGCATGGAGTGCCTGGCCTGCTTCGCCTCCATCCGCAAGGGCTCGATCCGCTGCAGCGTGAACAAGGGGCTCTGA
- the acs gene encoding acetate--CoA ligase yields MATGPRDDLHAAAQLSESQQAAIQRLQRDENVIPAPIWLSRQAHLANDAVERAHAESDPDGFWADRAKLVDWMEPFTAVSRFDPPAHQWFVGGKLNVTVNCIDRHVYSERRNKAALIWLGEDGEEHAYTYGRLYREVNRFANTLKNMGVMKGDRVIIYMPLCPEGVITMLACARIGAIHSVVYAGMGTQALRARIEDCQAKMVVCSDYTFRRGKKVPLKPTVDEAVRDLFSVDHVIVHRRGSRPGDEPFAFESEREHDFYDCQEAHSIHCPPEPMDAEDPLFILYTSGTTGRPKGVVHATGGYLVGVTYLARAFFQITDRDIYWSTSDIGWIVGHSFIVYGPLSCGATVFCREGVPDYPSPEVTWELCERYGVNLMFTAPTAIRMWMSHGPAAPAKYDLSRLRLIACAGEPLNPEAHHWAQKHLAGQSNGMVVDNWWQTEIAAPVLGTLPTFEARPGKVGKAMPGVAAEVVDADGRPVPAGSGGLLILRRPLPYMMRTVWGDHPRYERYWNQVPGGVYTAGDIAVKDADGYFAVLGRSDDVMNVAGHRIGTADVEGALVRHPAVAEAAVVGLPDAVKGERIKAFVVLRVGIEQGPGLIASLKDHVRQDLGPIATPSEIEVRATLPKTRSGKIVRRYLKAIEMGEDPGDLSTLAD; encoded by the coding sequence ATGGCCACCGGACCCCGTGACGACCTTCACGCCGCAGCGCAGTTGAGCGAATCCCAGCAGGCCGCCATCCAGCGGCTTCAGCGGGACGAGAACGTGATCCCCGCACCCATCTGGCTCTCCCGCCAGGCCCACCTGGCCAACGACGCGGTGGAGCGGGCCCACGCGGAATCCGATCCCGACGGCTTCTGGGCGGACCGGGCGAAGCTCGTGGACTGGATGGAGCCCTTCACCGCGGTCAGCCGCTTCGACCCGCCCGCGCACCAGTGGTTCGTGGGCGGCAAGCTCAACGTCACGGTGAACTGCATCGACCGGCACGTGTACTCCGAGCGCCGCAACAAGGCGGCCCTCATCTGGCTGGGCGAGGACGGCGAGGAGCACGCCTACACCTACGGCCGGCTCTACCGCGAGGTGAACCGCTTCGCCAATACCCTCAAGAACATGGGCGTCATGAAGGGGGACCGGGTCATCATCTACATGCCGCTCTGCCCCGAGGGCGTCATCACCATGCTGGCCTGCGCCCGCATCGGCGCCATCCATTCGGTGGTGTACGCCGGCATGGGCACCCAGGCCCTTCGGGCCCGCATCGAGGACTGCCAGGCCAAGATGGTGGTGTGCTCGGACTACACCTTCCGCCGCGGCAAGAAGGTCCCCCTCAAGCCCACGGTGGACGAGGCGGTGCGCGATCTCTTCAGCGTGGACCACGTCATCGTGCACCGCCGGGGCTCCCGGCCCGGGGACGAGCCCTTCGCCTTCGAATCCGAGCGCGAGCACGATTTCTACGACTGCCAGGAGGCCCACAGCATCCACTGCCCCCCCGAGCCCATGGACGCGGAGGACCCGCTCTTCATCCTCTACACCTCGGGCACCACGGGCAGGCCCAAGGGCGTCGTCCACGCCACCGGCGGCTACCTGGTGGGGGTGACCTACCTGGCCCGGGCCTTCTTCCAGATCACCGACCGGGACATCTACTGGAGCACCTCGGACATCGGCTGGATCGTGGGGCACTCCTTCATCGTCTACGGCCCCCTGTCCTGCGGCGCCACGGTGTTCTGCCGGGAAGGCGTCCCCGACTACCCCAGCCCCGAGGTCACCTGGGAGCTGTGCGAGCGGTACGGCGTGAACCTTATGTTCACCGCCCCCACCGCCATCCGCATGTGGATGAGCCACGGCCCCGCGGCCCCCGCCAAGTACGACCTCTCCCGCCTGCGCCTCATCGCCTGCGCCGGCGAGCCCCTCAATCCCGAGGCCCACCACTGGGCCCAGAAGCACCTGGCGGGCCAGAGCAACGGCATGGTGGTGGACAACTGGTGGCAGACGGAGATCGCCGCGCCGGTGCTGGGCACCCTGCCCACCTTCGAGGCCCGCCCGGGCAAGGTGGGCAAGGCCATGCCCGGCGTCGCCGCCGAAGTGGTGGACGCCGACGGCAGGCCCGTGCCCGCGGGCTCCGGGGGCCTCCTCATCCTCCGCAGGCCCCTGCCCTACATGATGCGCACCGTGTGGGGCGACCACCCCCGGTACGAGCGCTACTGGAACCAGGTCCCCGGCGGCGTCTACACCGCCGGCGACATCGCCGTGAAGGACGCCGACGGCTACTTCGCCGTGCTGGGCCGTTCCGACGACGTGATGAACGTCGCCGGCCACCGCATCGGCACCGCCGACGTGGAGGGCGCCCTGGTGCGCCACCCCGCCGTGGCCGAAGCCGCCGTGGTGGGCCTCCCCGACGCCGTGAAGGGCGAGCGGATCAAGGCCTTCGTGGTGCTCCGCGTGGGCATCGAGCAGGGCCCCGGCCTCATCGCCTCCCTCAAGGACCACGTGCGCCAGGACCTGGGCCCCATCGCCACCCCGTCGGAAATCGAGGTGCGCGCCACCCTGCCCAAGACCCGCTCGGGAAAGATCGTCAGAAGGTACCTCAAGGCCATCGAAATGGGCGAGGATCCAGGGGACCTCTCGACGCTGGCGGACTAG